Proteins from one Bacteroides mediterraneensis genomic window:
- the cysS gene encoding cysteine--tRNA ligase yields MENNKLFIYNTLTRKKELFVPLHAPHVGMYVCGPTVYGDGHLGHARPAITFDILFRYLKHLGYKVRYVRNITDVGHLEHDADDGEDKIAKKARLEQLEPMEVVQYYLLRYHKAMEALNVLPPSIEPHASGHIIEQIQLVQEILKNGYAYESKGSVYFDVAKYNKDHHYGVLSGRNLDDVLNTTRELDGQDEKHNPADFALWKCAQPEHIMRWPSPWSNGFPGWHCECTAMGRKYLGETFDIHGGGMDLIFPHHECEIAQAVASEGHPMVRYWMHNNMITINGQKMGKSLGNFITLDEFFTGSNKLLTQAYTPMTIRFFILQAHYRSTVDFSNEALQAAEKGLERLLEGVKNLERITPSKTTSGIEPQGLREKCYEAMNDDLNTPIVISHLFDATRMINTVIDKKATISAEDLEELKNVFHLFVFDILGLKAEAENNAAREEAYGKVVDMLLEQRMQAKANKDWATSDKIRDNLAALGFEVKDTKDGFTWKLNK; encoded by the coding sequence ATGGAGAATAACAAGCTTTTCATTTACAATACACTGACCCGCAAGAAGGAACTTTTCGTGCCTTTGCATGCTCCTCATGTGGGCATGTATGTGTGTGGTCCTACCGTATACGGTGACGGACATCTGGGACATGCGCGTCCCGCCATTACGTTTGATATCTTGTTCCGCTACCTGAAGCATCTGGGCTACAAGGTGCGTTACGTGCGTAACATTACCGATGTGGGCCATCTGGAACACGATGCCGACGACGGAGAAGACAAGATTGCCAAGAAGGCTCGTCTGGAACAGCTGGAGCCGATGGAAGTGGTGCAGTATTACCTGTTGCGTTACCACAAGGCTATGGAAGCTCTGAACGTGTTGCCGCCCAGCATCGAGCCGCATGCGTCCGGACACATCATCGAACAGATTCAGCTGGTACAGGAAATCCTGAAAAACGGATATGCGTACGAAAGCAAGGGTTCGGTGTATTTTGATGTAGCCAAGTACAACAAAGACCATCATTACGGTGTATTGTCGGGCCGTAACCTCGACGACGTGCTCAACACGACCCGTGAACTCGACGGACAGGACGAGAAACACAATCCGGCCGACTTTGCGTTGTGGAAGTGTGCACAGCCGGAACACATCATGCGCTGGCCGTCACCTTGGAGCAACGGTTTCCCGGGCTGGCACTGTGAATGTACAGCCATGGGACGGAAATACCTGGGTGAGACCTTCGACATTCACGGAGGAGGCATGGACTTGATTTTCCCGCATCATGAATGTGAGATTGCACAGGCTGTGGCTTCCGAAGGTCATCCGATGGTACGCTACTGGATGCACAACAACATGATTACCATCAACGGACAGAAGATGGGTAAGTCATTGGGTAACTTCATCACTTTGGATGAGTTCTTCACCGGCTCCAACAAGCTGCTGACACAGGCTTATACGCCGATGACCATCCGTTTCTTCATCCTGCAGGCACACTACCGCAGTACGGTGGACTTCAGCAACGAAGCATTGCAGGCAGCTGAAAAGGGACTGGAACGTCTGCTGGAAGGTGTGAAGAACCTGGAACGCATCACCCCGTCGAAGACCACTTCGGGCATCGAGCCGCAGGGCTTGCGCGAGAAGTGCTACGAAGCCATGAACGACGACTTGAATACACCGATTGTCATTTCACACCTGTTTGATGCCACTCGCATGATTAATACGGTGATTGACAAGAAGGCGACCATCAGTGCCGAAGACCTGGAAGAGCTGAAGAACGTGTTCCATCTGTTCGTGTTCGACATTCTGGGACTGAAAGCGGAGGCTGAAAACAATGCGGCCCGTGAAGAAGCATACGGAAAGGTGGTCGACATGCTGCTGGAACAGCGTATGCAGGCCAAGGCCAACAAAGACTGGGCTACCAGCGACAAGATTCGTGACAACCTAGCTGCACTGGGCTTTGAGGTGAAGGATACCAAGGACGGATTCACCTGGAAGCTGAACAAGTGA